A genomic segment from Panthera tigris isolate Pti1 chromosome A1, P.tigris_Pti1_mat1.1, whole genome shotgun sequence encodes:
- the SMIM23 gene encoding small integral membrane protein 23, with protein sequence MVIEQVGSRGRVAAEILERRRGSRCEDKKQTLLALLILVLYVGTGMSGRSWEVSERIRECNYPQNPVASQGFEYQTDEPAEEPIKVIGTWLKEHLHVFLEKLEKEVQELEQLVQDLEGWLDALLGEGHPEDPCSNFKNDL encoded by the exons ATGGTGATCGAACAGGTGGGCAGCAGGGGGCGAGTGGCAGCCGAGATTCTTGAAAGGAGAAGGGGCAGTCGCTGTGAGGACAAGAAACAG ACGCTGTTGGCATTGCTGATCTTGGTCCTGTACGTGGGCACAGGAATGTCAG GAAGAAGCTGGGAGGTGTCAGAAAGGATCAGAGAATGTAACTATCCCCAGAATCCTGTGGCTTCCCAG GGATTTGAATACCAGACCGATGAACCCGCAGAAGAGCCAATAAAGGTCATCGGGACCTGGTTGAAGGAACACTTGCACGTTTTCTTggagaagctagaaaaagaggtGCAGGAGTTGGAGCAGCTGGTACAGGACCTGGAGGGATGGTTGGATGCCCTTCTGGGAGAGGGGCACCCGGAGGATCCCTGCTCCAACTTCAAGAACGATTTGTGA